Genomic segment of Mytilus edulis chromosome 12, xbMytEdul2.2, whole genome shotgun sequence:
cgaccctatgttttgaaacagggtaggtaggtaggtaaaatattttatttttctttcccaaaaaataacttagctcggtacattttttgtcatgggtaggcaggtaggtataatattttattttatagatacaaaatctgcatgatgtcatttttgtctgtattgcttttgtttaagtatgcttttgctaataagtttctaggactattagtataatagtcccaagttttgaaaaaaaaatatcatgtagaatgtgaagttaattcatcatatgcactacaatttttttcaaatttcaaaatatagggctgtgcggcatattttaaacgtttacatacctggaatttttaagaattttaacttGCACTAATAGTACTATGTTCCTTGAACGCTTACCTAGACCTAAAGTTTTTCTGTAAGCAGGTAAGAGATAACTTTgttctggtaaaatatgtctgggcagaaatacattgtacattactagtagaaaaagttcctagagtgtttaaatttttgtGTGTGCCTGTGTGttcaataaaaatgctacaagacttgaaactcaattgtcacgtattttacacCGCATTTATAAATGGTCTGTATggaaaaacttggcgattttactgccaaatattctcccctttacagacctttggttcatgtcagatataaatcagaatatatcaatgctggtcgaaggcatcattaacataatcatcctaaTCTACGGACCACCAAAGGTCATCCCTACATAGGATACAaagtctgtttacaaaatattttgtacacacgttgataatttagTATTAGACGAACTTTTTttgaatgaaccctgctcttcatgtataaagacacagagtaacgttcgttaaatcatgatttcaaagctttcaacatcgatttcaaacaaatgctttgaaactccaaatgcaagtgttcattcatgtcaaacgctcatgtgataccaaacggactagaccttatacaggaaagataaaacctgagaattccggtaaaaaagttttgagcgggaaatacaaatataagatttttggtaggaacaaaaaataaaataaaatcttgctggtaaacacAAATAAAGATTTTCAGGCGAATTTATAGGGTCgttcggtaaagggcaaacaaacaatattttaatttaagccttattatcatcatgatcatgattattataacaaaatatgataCATGTGATATGAGTGGTAGGTTATTGGAGAAGTGTAgaataaatatttctattaaaaatacaaatagacttattgatatatattatatataattcgCTTAAATATTCTGCCCAAAATCTGTTTGCAAGTTTTGTATTCTTCCCTGGCCTGGATTTGAACTCATACTACTGAGACATTGTGGCACCAAATCAGCCTGCACTATGCCCAAGATGCTAGACTACTTGACCATCTAGGCTCtctatatatacaaaattatatagcatttattaaataattgaatGCGCATAATTTCacattttacaagaaatttattTTGGCTTCAATAGAGATATACACTTCCAGAGACAAAACTAATGAATTAATTTATACATATTGTCTTAAATTGTTTGATTACGACAATACTTATAGAGACACACTTTATAACCATATATAATTACATCAGGTATGAAAAGTCTCAGTTAAGAATTGACCTAGTTATGAATCGACCAGGTTACAAACGACTAGCATTTCTGTGAACAGAGCTGTATTAAAGTGTACCAATAAAACAAGAACAATCCTTAAACTTTTTCTAGGTAAGTTTGAATTTCTGAAAGGACCAGGAAATGACCTTTTAAATCCCAACCATTTAGTGCATGGGCACTCAAATTGTGACTATTGTATACCAGTAAGGTTTAAAGGTTGAAGACTTTATTGTTCTGATAAATCAATGTTTATGGTATAAATTTACATCAATGATCATAAttatgaaattataatatatttttcagaGAGTGTTTATTCCTGATAAAACAGGCACGTATTCTAAAGACAAACTTAAACTGTGCAACTAAAGTTGATGTAAAATCTAATCGATGTGATCCTGAGATCAACATAGCATTTAGTGAGTataaaatgttcataaaattgagaatggaaatgggtaatatgtcaaagagacaacaacccaaccaaagagcaaacaacagctgaaggccaccaatgggactTCAACGCAGAGAGGAAATCTCCAACAGGGAGGTGACTCCTCAGCTGGCTCCAAAACAAAATTAtgcactagttcagtgaaaatgtacaACACAccaaactccaaaacatacaaacatgacaaatgaactaaaattaaaaaacatacatcactaacaaaggccagatggccctgatttgggacaggcacaaaaataaGGTATGAATAAGTCGATATGAGAAAAGTAAATGATCGGTAAATTAAAGTAAGCAAGCAACCTTGCAACACaataaattataatgaaaaaGTCATCTAGAGATTCGCGAAAAGTGTCAGTCCTcaggattttaccaccaaaattttgcataggactgacacaattttagtgtttttcaatagaattagtagtgaggaccagtagattttcttcaaggaccaccagggaaAAAAAGATTTCACGAACTCTCAGCATgacttcaataataaaaaaaccctagaaaaatcagttgaaaaaagtttGATTAATCAGGACATGCAGAAGGACACAAAGCATAAAAACTAACAATTAAAAACTAGCTAATCAAAGATAtaacctttacctacacactcaatgctaGATTTCATTTACCTGAGTATTGTGAGTATGCACAACAAAGTTGATCATTGTTTTGATCCTATTCATGCCTGTGTAAAGCaattaataaattattcaaacttaaatattttaatacCAGAATTGAGATAATGTGTTTTAAACCAGATCTTTTAAAATTATACCAGCTGTAGAAAGTAGTACTTAATAGTTGTGTGTGAATCTATCTTTTCAGTTGATGACCACAAAGTCAAGTTTAAGACATCAGAATTAACCACTTTAGACATTTTACAAAGACTACATGAATTTAGTGATGAAAAGGACCCTAAAAAGAATGAAAAAGTTGTTGTGATGACAAAAGCAAAGAAAAGGAGCAAATAATCAATATCTTGTATCATTTGTTTGTGTGTGTGATTCTGTGagaaattgtaataattttatgaatataaatgtTGGATATAAAACCTTCTATAATTCTTTCTTGATTTATCCCTTTCATGACCTGTTCATTATTTTAATTCAATCAATCAACATGTGGTTTATTTGATCTCAGTTTTTCATTGATTGAAAATTCGTTTATGACGTAAAATTTTGTTGCTTTCCTCTGAAAATtctttatatgataaaaataggTGACCATGTTTGATCATGTCATGTCAAACAGAATGAACACATTTTTTTTGCAGGTTGTTCGAAAAGAAGGATTAAGATGGTCTGCATATCATCAAAAAtttattagagaaacagatttcaccaccaaatctcgtgcaatacaatatttatatactttagacacttttaaaaatattaaaaaaaaatttaactgttgataGTGGATTAATATGGTATCACACTCATTTCAGTAGTAGAATCAATATTTAACATAAGGTTTTTGGGTGGGGTTTTTTCATGAAGGaaaaagaaattacaaataaGGATATTAATCTAGAAGGCACAAGTCACCATACAAAAAACATGACTTAAACCAATAATATATATCCAAACAGTTAAAAACGTCACAACAAACAACTATGGTAAAAAATGGTCCAACACTAACAAAAGTTAAGTCCATGACCTACTGAActgaatataacaaaatattttgcatACTTCTGTcgatataacaaaatattttgcatACTTCTGTCGATATTCATATTAAAGGGCTATTCCATAAGGAAAGGACTTTCAAAATATCCATACAACCAAGAaccattttttatataattttgcatAATACTTACAGTAATAGGTGCATACTGAAAAAAGACCCATGACCTACATTCAATAATTCAACTTCCCTTCCTtccctcccacatacattttaatggagcCCTGAAATGGTTTTTGCTAAATGGTAAacgcagaaagctcaacatatgAATAGTGATCCAGCAGCAGTGTTACTGgtaactaacttcttaaaagctttatattttagaaggtagaagaccttggtgcttcatactttgtatataaatgccttatgttacaaagtttccgtctgtcacatgtccattgtccttgacctcattttcgtggttcagtgactacttaaaaaaaaatcagatttttttttaatgttaatttcactcttattacatgtattatcagtaataggataactatattttgtatgtgcgtatcttgcaaggtcctcatgtccttTAGACAGTTTTAACATGACCTCGATCTCATttcgtggatcagtgaacaaggtaaagttttggtggtcaaatccatatctctgatactataagcaatatatgtctagtatatttggcgtatggaaggattgtaaggtgtttatgtccaactggcaggtgtcatctgaccttgacataattttcatggttcagcagtcaaagttaagtttttgagttttggattttttttctaatactatatgcaataggtcaactatatttggtgtatggaaatattttatgatgtacatgtcagtctggcaggttttatttgacctggACCTTATTTTCACtattcattgctcagtgttaagtttttgtgttttggtctgttttctcaactatatttgttgcatggaaggattgtaagctgtacatgtatgtctggcatggttcattggtcaatgtttagttttcttggttaatgtaatgtaatgtcagaaaatttaaaattttgtttgcagtTGTACCCTATATctctttatatttatacaaaacagTTGAAAACTCTTGAAAGATAGCTTTTATAGTCCAGTACATTGAAATTTCACCAGATCTAAagtatcaaatttaattaaaattttgaaaaatattattttttttgtagttaaatTTTCATGTTAGATTCATGTATAAGCTCATTTGAGGTGAATCTCGTGAAATTTCAAGCATGTTAGAAAAATTTGGCAAGTGAAGTTAGTATAGCGTTCTCTATAATTTCCAATACTTGTTTATGCCAGTGTCCTGTAGCAAATACTTTCAAATAAGATGACCTTCTATTAAATTAAGCATACTTTTTGACAAGGTGTGTCTGCTAATAAAATTAATCAATCATAGATCATCCTAATTATGAGAgtccatttatttatatttctcgACTTTTGGTTAATGTTGCTGTGGTTTGTGAAAAATCAACTGTGAATGCTGCATGGTTAATTATAGAGTTTTACATCCTCCACATCTGGTATTTGGTGACAGTTTATTGGCAATAATactatgagggggaggacaggggtaagggagacagtgagaaaggagaggaaggctgggagaaaggagaaaaagttggagaaaggagaaaaaataaaatacctctccttttaaaattttttctaatatttcaagaaaaaatatcttaaaaggagatgttttattctaatgagAGAAAGGAGAActggggtaggagaaaggagaagaggggtgggagaagggagaagggtaccccctgtcctccccctctacTATCTCTCCTTATCTTAATataaaaagttacatttaataaaCTACCTCTGATTGGTGTGTCCTTGACACAAGTACCACTGAatgagaaacaaaacaaaatataaacatttttctaCTATTTTTTAAGAattcttttatttcaaacattgaataataaaaatttacaatatatagTGAAGAAAATTAGTTGATTGATTCTGATAACAGCAAAAATAGTAAACAAggaaatataataaataacataatGCTTATAAACCATTGACAATTACGGTAAATATCTGATAAGAGATCAAAGTGTGTAGTTACAGACACTGGTTTCCATAAAAAGATTGAACCAGTTTTCTCAAACTGGTTTCATAGATTAAACCAGATTTTTTGCACTGGTTTCGAAAGGAAGACTGAACCAGTTTTCTGTCCCTAGTTTCCAAAGAAAGATTGAACCAATTTAATGGCACTGGTTTTATAAGAAAGAAGAAACCATTTTTTTGGAACTGGTTTCGAAAGAAAGACTGAACCAGTTTTCTGGCACTGGTTTGATATAGAGAAGGATTAAACCAGTTTTCTGGCACTGGTTTAATATAGAGAAGGATTAAACCAGTTTTCTGGCACTGGTTTACAAAGAAAGATTGAACTTGTTTTCCAAAGCACCTTCTTTTTTTGTTTGCCAGATGGTCTATTGGAATACGATTTCAGGTTTAAGATCCGTAATACTGATGAGAGAAACTTTCTAACTCTGCAAACAAGTGACAATGAGTAGAAAAAGTCTACCCATATGTTTCTACAAAATGTTATATTGGAATCCCTTAGTTATGAATTTTAATTAACTTATGCTTTGTGGGAAAATCTTTGGTTAAGGGGctacattttattatatgttaGAAACTCAAAAGTCACATTCTATGCacaaaacaaatgatttaaaatgcTAATTGATTAACTTAAAAATCTACAGAATGAGAACATTGATCATCATACTTTAAATTAAATTTGgtcgtttaaggtggtacccaacacctttaCTAAAATGAATTTGGCTCgttgaattttcatcaaattttgacaaagtatttactttgaccctttgacaaaaaaataaaaatttcaaaatatttgaaccaaccaatttatcagaaaaattacactggttatatagcagtttgacaaacactaattttgatcattgagaagcttaatattcccttaacaatgcaacgtaattaaaacgtttagctgatttcacagagttatctccctgtagtgtaaggtacCACCTTAGAGAAAACAACAGATATATTATTTTGGGTTTGACCACCTTTTCAGTGGTAATGTTGGAATTAAAACATGATTATTGAAAGGTCTTATAAACAATCttagactactataacacagtatAGTGTTATATTAGTCTCAGAAACAATAAACAGTAACTTACAACTGTATGCTACACATTTCTATAATAAACTACCTCAGACATTCATGATACCAAAAGGGCTTG
This window contains:
- the LOC139499151 gene encoding large ribosomal subunit protein mL53-like; the protein is MAGFSRAGYSRVINPMKKTLEAFHLRSMKSIKFTFDPYHPNVRSMRECLFLIKQARILKTNLNCATKVDVKSNRCDPEINIAFIDDHKVKFKTSELTTLDILQRLHEFSDEKDPKKNEKVVVMTKAKKRSK